From the genome of Papilio machaon chromosome 1, ilPapMach1.1, whole genome shotgun sequence:
attcaaagtgTGTTTAACATCAaagttacttaaattattaataattaattaattaacttcaaATTGATAAATAGTCAACTAAGTACGTCTGTTTGGTATCAAGATATCTTCATCATATGTAATGTTGGtgtaatttagttaatagCTCGTTAATTGACTGGCGCGTGTACACAAAATGTACGTAATAAAAGaactaatatttttcacataaaatgCTTTACGAGCATATTAATTGTGAACTATGTTTCAGTATGACTAACCTTTATCGttctctttaaattataacattcaaTTTCTAAAATAGTAGTATGGAAATCATAAATTCAATgggtatttgaaattaattttaataaatacttattaggaagttatttatataagaaaatattttattgatgttgttgttaaaGGTGTATCACTTATAACATTCATGGCTGTTGCTGAAATAACTATCTGAAATTTACTTCAAAGGTGACCTTTGAACCTTAGTACGAACCGAAGAAAATTAACATCATTAGAAATCAATAAACGTCCCATTACTATTATAGCATTGTATTGATTCATTTAAGTAATTGTATACACGTTAATGCGAGTAACGCTCGTATCGAGTTAGCTAGCGCGTGATTAATTACTAGCTAATGTGTTTCGCGTGTTTATATTAGCAGAAACGAGCGTGTTATATTGTCATAAAATGTAATGCGTCACATTACAACACAACTATGTCACCAGGAATAGAGATTTCAAGCCCTACgcacaattaaattaatgactgGTATTAACAATCAAATGTTAGGAATAAAAACATGtcgaaagatttaatttatctattgcCATAACACGTTTCTTAATCatgtttctgagatcaaagtccatgtttaaaacataacgttatctctgtttttttttttcaaagggatgacgatatgttttatacagaagttttggtctcagaaaccaacggtaaatgAGAAgcatgaaatgtttttatataagtatctCGGTAGCTGAAATCTACGATTATActgtaaattaatacaattttctcCTAGACCTATACGAAGAATGTTTTTAAACCAGCGgggaaaatgttaaaaaatagacTGACGATAAAACATCTCAATCTTGACAGAGCCATCACTTTAAATCTGAGTTTTGGTGTAACTTACAAGAAACCCCTTCTGGTCATTGCATTCAAGAAACCGAACACAAACTCGATTTATATCTATTAAAGTTTGTTCGCAAGTTTACTAAGTCTCTTgaacaaaaacttttaaaaaatatgtctgaaaataaaatttggatTAATAAATCACAGTTAAAACTTTTGAGTTGACATAAAACTTTTCAAAACGAAAATCTTTTTAACTCAATACaagttcatatattttaatagctaAATTGCAACAGTTCATGGAAATAATTAGTAAGTTGCTCGTGATTTTTTTCTTGCGGCaatctttgaatttaaatttttcgcaTTGAAATGAGAGTTCTTCAAATGTCGTATACCTTAACTATAACAAATCTCACACATTCTTTACAACACAGAAGGTTTGTACGCcgtcatctatctatatatataaaagaaagtcgtgttagttacacgatttataactcaagaacggctcaatcgatttgactgaaaattggtgggcaggtagcttagaaccaggaaacggacataggataatttttaccccgttttctattttttattccgcgcggacggagtcgcgggtaaaagctagttaaatataaacatacttTTAGTGTTCATGTGTTAGACCGTGAAATTGCAGTTTATTTTGGCCTCctttaaagaataatttgCATTATgatgcaattaaaatttttgcatgCGAGTTTACTAACACTTGGTCACTCGCGaaacaatcaaaatattagtGTGAttaccattatttttaatgtaactatataattaccattttaaaaatgtaagctATTATAGCTATTTCATATACttttttgactttattttCCATTTGCATTGAAAATATACACTAAGGGATTCTAAATATAGCAGTTAATCGACATAATTCAATgtggaaaataattaatttaaaatttcgtttCTCCCTTTTGTCCTGCAGGTCAATCTCATAAAACCTTAATGGACTTTCTCTGTCAAGctgtaattttgtattctcCCAATGGGTCTCAGTAATCATTCCCAACTATACAAATATTGAGTCGCTACTCACAAATTGATTGAGCTCAGTTCAATTATTATACGTATTTGCACAATTTCACTTTATATAGTTAAGTGCATCGTACTGATTTttagttcatttttattaaaactagaaATATACTTCAGAGTTtagaattaaaacttttaaatttacatctcTTCTTTTGCTTTAGGAGTCGTTAAAATAGTCATATTGAAATCGtgaatttatttagaatttctaAGAAAAACCTCTTGTATACCAACTTCCCCGAACTATTTAGATCCCCCCCACAATCATAATATACTAACCGGTAGTATATGATTGTAGGGGATCTAAATATTTTCGctataaaaacaacattaatcTCGATATCGTCTAGAGACGGCAGTTTTACAGAGTCGTAAAATTGACGTAAGACGAATGTAAAAACTGATTGAAACGCGCCAAAATGTTGGACAAACTCCAAAACCAATCTGTGTCTCCCTTCTTTCGCCTTCTTACAAGTACTGTTTAAACTATtaacaagaatttaaaataaaatttttcgaATTGATAGTTTGTCGTTTGGTAAAATCATGAGTAACATGACTGTAGTTCCACTTGCTTTTACTTAACCCAACTAAACCTCTGTTTCTTTATTTGGTAGGATTTCCACTTTAACTTTCGGTGAAAGTCTAGATTACCTATAACACGATCAGTGaactaaaacttaaattacaaaattatattgaatattttttactttaagcgtttactttataaaaatataaaatatataacaaccTGTTGTGTATCACTTGCAgcttgattaaaatttaagttcacCGCAGTGGAGAGCTCACTGCAATTTTCTATGAAGTATTCAGGACGGGCTACCTTCGAACAAAATgttcagtaaaatatttaattttctacagTATCTCTGCTCCGGgtcatttacaaaaaattcgTACAACAATTTAATCAACTTTCAAAAACCAATTTGTCCCGTTGTATAAATTAGCatatacttttgtttttaacctACCAATTCCAACAAAAATTTAgcttttgaattaaaattgatctccttcaaacaaaattacattcttGAATCCAAATTTCATGTAAGAAATGGCAAATTAGATTGAcgtaaattctaaataatttgaatgatAAGGTAGATGGATCTGAAAACATGATgcatatacttttataaatactcgAGGAAAATGAGAACGAACTACTTCTTCACGACACTTCTGATCCATTAAAGACTGTTTTCTTGACGAAATCGTAACATAGCATTAATTGTTGTCAGTGATGGGTGTGGAGCGTGGCGCGCGCGGGCTGCGCATACGCGCCGTGGGTGCAGGCGAGCGCGAGGTGGCGTGCGCGAGCGCGGCGGCGTAGCCCGGCGCGGTGGCGGGTGCGTGCGCGGCGTGCGCGGCGGGCGGTGCGGCGGGCGGTGCTGCGGCGCATGCACGCCACCGGCCACACGGACCGctcgggcggcggcggcggcggcggcggctccTGGCGCCTTCCGCCCGACGAGACGCTGCAGGTCGCCGACCCCAAGTCCGCCAAAGAGGAGGTTAGCTATATTACAAGCGACTCAAGTATTAACGCCAATCCCTCAAAATTCTTCTGCTTTAAAATCTGTCTGGggaccagaattaaaaaatagaaactttTAGTATACCTACAGTTAGTCGATATTTTACTCTAATTGTATACTGTATACTTCTTTCTagtactatatattttttctaggACCTCTATCCAGGAGACGGCCACAACTGGAGAAGTatcatattttctttgatgGTCATCAGTTTTGTAATAGCGGGAATTGTAACAGCTATATATTTACTAGGGTAAGTTATCATTAACTTTGTTTCTTAACATACCTACTAATGGCCAGACAAGATTCGAAAGGTTCTTCCTCTCTTTGCATAAGATCCACTCCACTAAAATCCACTAAAGACTAACTGCCTTTGTTCTTcttatatgtttaataataatacaaacttTGTAATTCAGGTATGTGGACGAATTATTATATTGGTCGGGTCGTCGCATGCGTCTCGACGAGTTCCTGCGCGGCGATCTGACTGGGGAGCGACTGCCCACCACGTGGGTGAGCTCGCACCAGCTCGTGTATCAGGCAGACGACGGCAGCCTGCTCGCGCTCGACACTTTCAACAACTCTCTCACTGTACTCGTCACCAATCATACGCTAGTGAGTGCCATATATTGCGTCccgaaattattttaaatgaaaatggaTGAATATTATTATGGTGCGAaggtattttgtataaatcaaaaacaagGTTGCAAggttaacaataaaatcatagataaaattaaaagaggcTGAATCgtcatcttaaaaatattaaggttaattacttattgaccagagatttaatttttttttttgtgttattaaatatagtttttgtcACAGAGGCAGTTAAATGTGCGCGGGTATCAGTGCTCCCCAAATCTGCATCATGTCCTATTCCAACACAATATCAAAgaggtattaaatattttgtattcttcATTTGAAAATGATATGCCAATTCTTCATTAGCATACAAGATAACAGAAGGCTTTTGTTTTCAGGTTTACAGGCGGACTTTTACAGCGTACTATACAGtttatgacgtcacaaatGAGTGAGtattacatgaaaataaaCCTTCCAGTTTCTTGCGTGtgatagtaaaattttatttcacctGTTTCGggaatttaaattcttaaaagaGGCAATTTTTAAGTAGGAACATGagcattttttattaccattgTAATCCAtgcaaatataacaaataaaatgttaaggcTTTCAAGTATATTACTTGAAAgccttaacattttatttgttatactaCTATTAATAGACTTTAAAGGTGctttctataatttaaattcgaatataataaaaaataactaatgtcAGGTTACTTTAAGCGACCACTGCTCCTTTGCTCCTTATGGTGTTATAATAGCGTAAGTTTTTCGGAAACCTAAAGCTTAAGTTATCCAGCCACCACATCCCGCTGTTCGGCGAGGGGCAGAGCAGCTGGGAGTGGCAGCACGCGGCGTGGCTGGGATCGGAGGGCGCGCTGCTGCTGGCCGCAGACAGTGAGGTCCTGGCGCGCCCCGGCCCTCCTGCGCGCCGCGCGCCCATCCTGCGCCTCACCACCGACGCTTACACTGGCAGCGTCTATAACGGTGTTTCAGACTGGCTCTATCAAGGTACTAAAATAGTTCAAAAGTACGTATTTTAGACACAATTATTAGAAGATATCATCTTGTCGTGAGAAGACAGAGCTAACGACATCATcgcacaatttattatttctttagatCTCATACAAAACAAAGGATGGAACTCTACCTTCAATTTGTTTCTAAATATCTTAATATGAATAAGATTTGTTTGAGATAggcttttatttatcaaaacagAGGAGGTGACAAAAACAGCATCTGCGACCTGGGGATCATCAGACGGCACGCTGGTCATGTACGTGCAGTACAACGACACGATGGTGCCGGAGCTGCAGTTCCCCAGGATATCGGAGGGCATCGGCGGCGCTGGCGCGACCAGGTCCGGCTTCCTCTTGCCTGCCCTCAACAACAGCATACACGCTGTCTTTCCCGACCACATGACGGTTAGGTATCCCACGGTAAGGAATCTTGGAATACCAGTATCATCTTCAAAATCAGTCTTTCAATTTCATTGCATCCAGGCCTAAATCCTACTCTCTTATCGTCTTTTGGTTTCGATAAAGGAAGGATTCAATACTAtgtaagatatatatatttttagatttgcTAAAAATGATTTCTATTTCAGCCCGGTAGTTCAATCccaaaagttaaattatggATAGTGGCAGTACAAAATACAACGTCTCCGCCAAGATGGGAAGTTAAACCTCCAAGTACATTAGATGGAATGTATGTTTGCATAAGTACCCTACcattcagtatttttttattagtatgatgatttagtataaataattatttgttgttttctttCAGTGAATATTATCTCATATCAGCTCAGTGGGTGGGCAAAGATAATTCTCACGTGGGAGTAGTGTGGATGAGTCGCGCCCAGAACCTAACAGTGTACAGTAGTTGTTACGCTCCTAATTGGACGTGTACTGAGGTAAGTTTAACAACGAATGTTTCCACTAAACTTTGTTCGTACATCGACCGGGTGTGCTCATGGTTTAGAACATAGACTATTTGAACCTCAAATTAAATTGCtatcttttttaaagaaataaacatcgAATTACTTAAACAATATTCGGAAATCATACATATGTATCATCGTGTTTGTTTTTAGACCCATTCAGAGAAAGCAACGGATGAACCGTGGCTAGAAGTTCATCAGAAACCAGTCTACTCAGAAGACGGTAGTGCCTTTTTACTTTTAGCAGCCGTTCAGGAGGGCGGGGGCC
Proteins encoded in this window:
- the LOC106714199 gene encoding inactive dipeptidyl peptidase 10 isoform X2, with the translated sequence MHATGHTDRSGGGGGGGGSWRLPPDETLQVADPKSAKEEDLYPGDGHNWRSIIFSLMVISFVIAGIVTAIYLLGYVDELLYWSGRRMRLDEFLRGDLTGERLPTTWVSSHQLVYQADDGSLLALDTFNNSLTVLVTNHTLRQLNVRGYQCSPNLHHVLFQHNIKEVYRRTFTAYYTVYDVTNDHHIPLFGEGQSSWEWQHAAWLGSEGALLLAADSEVLARPGPPARRAPILRLTTDAYTGSVYNGVSDWLYQEEVTKTASATWGSSDGTLVMYVQYNDTMVPELQFPRISEGIGGAGATRSGFLLPALNNSIHAVFPDHMTVRYPTPGSSIPKVKLWIVAVQNTTSPPRWEVKPPSTLDGIEYYLISAQWVGKDNSHVGVVWMSRAQNLTVYSSCYAPNWTCTETHSEKATDEPWLEVHQKPVYSEDGSAFLLLAAVQEGGGQYYTHIKHVDVLRQRIAVLSHGKVEVAEILAWDQINNLVYYLGSADRPGQRQVYVVRDPGYGGGSNSVKARAEREEPRCLTCELAVWPARLHYANCSFWRATFSPPKPKIGITHYVLECGGPGPPLAGLHNAKTHKLERILYDTRPYRSVRLRELALPTRRSFDVQLSSGSKARVQLLLPPSWREELRDAAFPVLVHVDGRPGSQQVTDEFLVDWGSYMSSRNDVVYVKLDVAGARGLPRALLRGRLGGVEVADQLAVIRYLLETFKFLDVTRVAVWGWGYGGYVTAMLLGSQQATLKCGIAVSPITDWLYYNAAFTERILGQPSVNYKGYVEADASQRAHHVPAHALYLVHGMADMSAPYPHALQLARALTDAGVLFRYQAYADEGHDLKGVIEHVYRSMEDFLRECLSLDPEDTKLPPPDR